TCTTTATCGGTTCCAGGCCAGCTTTCCGGGCTTCTTTGATACTTTCAAGTACTTTTGTCAAACCGCCAACCCTGGTTATGGCTTTGTATTTGACCGGATCCATCGTATCCAGGCTCACATTGACCCTGTGCAGCCCAGCTGCCTTTAGGTCTCCTGCCATTGGCCCAAGCAAAATACCGTTTGTCGTCATCGAGAGGTCTTCTATGCCATCCACCTCGCCCAGCATTCTCACAAGGTCAACAATCCCATTTCTCACAAGTGGTTCACCCCCGGTTAACCTGACCTTGTTAATGCCCAGCTCAACTGCCACTTCAACCACTTGCAGGATTTCTTCAAAGCTAAGAATAGCTGAATGAGGCAATTGCTCTATGCCGTTTTCGGGCATGCAATAACTGCACCTTAAATTACACCGGTCGGTAACAGATATCCTGAGGTAATTTATGCTTCTGTTATATGAATCTAACATCAACGAATTCTCCCTGAGCTATTTTAGTAACCCCAACAGGTATACCGATGAATGCATCGGCGTCTACCAGTGATGTAATATGGGCGGATCCATGATACTCCAGCGGCACGACCTGATGGTCTTCGGTCAGCTTGACTGGGACCCAGGACAACCTGTTGGATTTCTTCCGCTCATAAGTCTTTCCCAAAGGCAGCCTGGCCATCCCTGGCAGGTGGCTTGCCCCTGACATTTTGAGTATCAATGGCTTTACAAATAGTTGAAACGTATTGAACGAGGAAACCGGGTTACCTGGAAGCCCGAATATCCGTTTTTCCTTAAATATGCCGTAAACCGTC
Above is a genomic segment from Bacteroides sp. containing:
- a CDS encoding radical SAM protein, producing the protein MLDSYNRSINYLRISVTDRCNLRCSYCMPENGIEQLPHSAILSFEEILQVVEVAVELGINKVRLTGGEPLVRNGIVDLVRMLGEVDGIEDLSMTTNGILLGPMAGDLKAAGLHRVNVSLDTMDPVKYKAITRVGGLTKVLESIKEARKAGLEPIKINCVIEKDPSEPDARAVGMYGEENGLEVRFIRRMDLDTGAFFRVIGGDGGHCAECNRLRLTATGRVQPCLFNDVAFS